The proteins below come from a single Desulfobaccales bacterium genomic window:
- a CDS encoding DegT/DnrJ/EryC1/StrS family aminotransferase: MSALTLIPVARPTLGEEEAAAARRAILSGWVVQGPEVAAFEEEFAALVGAPAAAACSSGTAALHLALLALGIGPGDEVITVSHSFIATANAVRYVGATPVFVDVELATGNLNPELLPAALTPRTKAILAVHQLGMPCDLPRILALAEQHGLPVIEDAACALGSEICVAGATSESGPCCPSPLTSQVSPSFQPIGRPHGVLATFSFHPRKVITTGDGGMVTGPPELIERIKRLRTHAMSLSTAERHRATGVVFEEYSEVGWNYRLTDIQGAVGREQLKRLPGMIAARRRLAARYLEALQGHPWLLLPQEPPYGRSNWQSFWIILSPECPLSQRQVMEALKAKGVDSRRGVMCAHREGAYRDLPLRFPLPVSEYLQDHAVILPLFPDLTEAEQERVITAVKEVLAG; the protein is encoded by the coding sequence GTGAGCGCCCTGACTCTCATTCCGGTGGCCCGTCCCACCCTGGGGGAAGAAGAGGCCGCCGCGGCCCGGCGGGCCATCCTCTCCGGCTGGGTGGTGCAGGGGCCGGAGGTGGCCGCCTTTGAAGAGGAGTTTGCCGCCTTGGTGGGGGCGCCGGCGGCGGCGGCCTGCTCCAGCGGCACTGCGGCGTTGCATCTGGCGCTGCTGGCCCTGGGGATCGGGCCCGGAGACGAGGTCATCACTGTCAGCCACTCCTTCATTGCCACCGCCAATGCGGTGCGCTATGTGGGGGCCACCCCGGTGTTTGTGGATGTGGAGCTGGCCACAGGCAACCTCAACCCGGAGCTCCTGCCCGCAGCCCTGACCCCCCGCACCAAGGCCATTTTGGCGGTGCATCAGTTGGGGATGCCCTGCGATCTCCCCCGCATCCTGGCCTTGGCGGAGCAGCACGGCTTGCCCGTCATCGAGGACGCCGCCTGCGCCTTAGGGTCAGAAATATGTGTGGCCGGCGCGACTTCGGAGAGTGGACCCTGCTGCCCTTCTCCCCTAACATCCCAAGTCTCTCCGTCTTTTCAGCCCATCGGCCGGCCCCATGGCGTGCTGGCCACCTTCAGCTTTCACCCCCGCAAGGTCATCACCACCGGCGACGGCGGCATGGTCACCGGTCCCCCGGAGCTAATCGAGCGGATCAAGAGGCTCAGGACCCATGCCATGAGCCTCTCCACTGCCGAGCGCCACCGGGCCACCGGGGTGGTGTTTGAGGAATACTCGGAGGTGGGCTGGAACTACCGCCTCACCGACATCCAGGGGGCGGTGGGCCGGGAGCAGCTGAAGCGCCTGCCGGGGATGATCGCCGCCCGGCGGCGGCTGGCGGCCCGGTATCTGGAGGCTTTACAGGGACACCCCTGGCTCCTTCTGCCCCAGGAGCCCCCGTACGGCCGCAGCAACTGGCAGTCCTTCTGGATCATCCTCTCCCCTGAGTGCCCCTTAAGCCAGCGCCAGGTGATGGAGGCTCTCAAGGCCAAGGGGGTGGACAGTCGCCGGGGGGTGATGTGCGCCCACCGGGAAGGTGCCTACCGGGACCTGCCCTTACGCTTTCCCTTGCCGGTGAGCGAATACCTGCAGGATCATGCCGTCATTTTGCCGCTCTTTCCTGACCTGACTGAGGCGGAGCAGGAGCGGGTGATCACCGCGGTCAAGGAGGTCTTGGCCGGCTGA
- a CDS encoding ROK family protein, with translation MAKEAAVIALDLGGTNMRWALVSGTGRILQRWERATASMPDQEVLLSTLVAEFLATAREADRQGVEVLAAGLGVPGRVLPEEGMVAFSPNVPALNACPLIPSLSPLLPWPLRLENDANLFALGEYWVGAGQGYPQMLGITLGTGVGGGLILNGRLWSGTAGTAGEIGHMTIDPDGKKCHCGNRGCLETLASASWTVQYVKDQLAEGTSSWLSDLYEKDPEAIDGETLVVAARMSDPLALRAFERVGKALGVAIANVVHLLGLSRVVLGGRFSRAWELFHLPLMEELHRRLTMFPPAAMSIVPAQLGDDAGLLGAAKLAWEAVTPPEE, from the coding sequence ATGGCTAAAGAGGCCGCGGTCATCGCCCTGGACCTGGGCGGCACCAACATGCGCTGGGCCCTGGTGAGCGGCACCGGCCGCATCCTTCAGCGCTGGGAACGGGCCACCGCCAGCATGCCGGACCAGGAGGTGCTGCTGAGCACCTTGGTGGCGGAGTTTCTGGCCACTGCCCGGGAGGCGGATCGCCAGGGCGTGGAGGTCCTGGCCGCCGGGTTGGGGGTGCCGGGCCGGGTCCTCCCCGAGGAGGGCATGGTGGCCTTCTCCCCCAATGTCCCGGCCCTTAATGCCTGCCCCCTCATTCCCAGCCTCAGTCCTCTCCTGCCTTGGCCCCTGCGCCTGGAAAACGACGCCAATCTCTTCGCCCTGGGGGAATACTGGGTGGGGGCCGGACAGGGCTACCCCCAGATGCTGGGCATCACCCTGGGCACCGGGGTGGGCGGTGGCCTCATCCTGAACGGCCGCCTCTGGTCCGGCACCGCCGGCACCGCCGGCGAGATCGGCCACATGACCATCGACCCGGACGGCAAAAAGTGCCACTGCGGCAACCGGGGGTGTCTCGAGACCCTGGCCTCCGCCTCCTGGACGGTGCAATACGTCAAAGACCAACTGGCGGAAGGCACCTCCTCCTGGCTGTCGGACCTGTATGAAAAAGACCCGGAAGCCATCGACGGCGAAACCCTGGTGGTGGCGGCCCGCATGAGCGACCCTTTGGCCCTCAGGGCCTTTGAGCGGGTGGGCAAGGCCCTGGGAGTGGCCATCGCCAATGTGGTGCACCTTTTGGGGCTGTCCCGGGTCGTCCTGGGCGGGCGCTTCTCCCGGGCCTGGGAACTCTTCCATCTGCCCCTCATGGAAGAGCTCCATAGACGCCTCACCATGTTCCCTCCCGCCGCCATGAGCATCGTGCCCGCCCAACTGGGAGACGACGCGGGGCTCCTGGGCGCCGCCAAACTGGCCTGGGAAGCCGTGACCCCACCTGAAGAATAG
- a CDS encoding TorF family putative porin — protein MCLILGLCPLPGRSEDPPAGQAVPGEAAAAPAADKVEVSVGVDILSQYIFRGIAFSRDSAVIQPSFTVSYKGLSANIWANFDTNERNPYGIHSPNRNNPKWNETDFTLSYSREVLKNFTLTAGVIYYALDGNSALDDSFEIFGGFSYKFPWFDVAFTAYREVSHLPGWYLQWSISRSFNLPFAGASLDLLAAWSAVLSNDRAAFPTQDGGYYRDFNAGLISASLNFPVGKHVKISPKIQYWYALGGDSTFVIRNLSWDRTHNHIVGGVGIAASF, from the coding sequence ATGTGCCTGATTCTTGGCCTCTGCCCGCTCCCGGGACGTTCCGAGGATCCGCCGGCAGGGCAGGCTGTCCCAGGAGAGGCAGCCGCTGCCCCGGCCGCCGACAAGGTGGAGGTGTCGGTGGGGGTGGATATTCTCAGTCAGTACATCTTCCGGGGGATCGCCTTCAGCCGGGACAGCGCCGTTATCCAGCCCAGCTTCACCGTGAGCTACAAGGGCCTGTCCGCCAACATCTGGGCCAACTTTGACACCAATGAACGCAATCCTTATGGCATCCATTCGCCCAACCGCAACAACCCCAAGTGGAACGAAACGGACTTCACCCTGTCCTACAGCCGGGAGGTCCTGAAGAATTTCACCCTCACCGCCGGGGTGATCTACTACGCCCTGGACGGCAACAGCGCCCTGGACGATTCCTTTGAGATCTTCGGGGGCTTCTCTTACAAATTCCCCTGGTTTGACGTGGCCTTCACCGCCTACCGGGAGGTCTCCCATCTGCCGGGCTGGTATCTGCAGTGGTCCATCAGCCGGAGCTTCAACCTGCCCTTTGCCGGCGCCAGCCTGGACCTGCTGGCCGCCTGGAGCGCGGTGCTCTCCAATGACCGGGCCGCCTTCCCCACCCAGGACGGCGGCTACTACCGGGATTTCAACGCCGGGCTCATCTCTGCCAGCCTCAATTTCCCGGTGGGGAAACATGTGAAGATCTCCCCCAAGATCCAGTATTGGTATGCCTTGGGGGGCGACTCCACCTTTGTCATCCGCAACCTCTCCTGGGACCGCACCCACAACCATATCGTCGGCGGAGTGGGGATCGCCGCCTCCTTCTGA
- a CDS encoding ammonium transporter, with protein MNPANTAFVLVSAALVMLMTPGLALFYGGMVRGKNVLATIMQNFVLLAVIGVQWALIGYSLAFGPDIGGVIGSLEWIGLQGVGAEPFKAYSETIPHSTFMIFQAMFAIITPALITGAWAERMKFSAFLVFILLWSTLVYDPVAHWVWGDGGFLKGLGALDFAGGTVVHINAGAAALAAALVMGRREGYGREAFIPHNLPMTILGAGLLWFGWFGFNAGSALAADGLAASAFVATHLATCAAVLSWLATEWLVRGKPTTLGAASGAVAGLVAVTPAAGFVGPMSALLIGLGAGVLCYLAVLAKVKLGYDDSLDVVGVHGVGGLWGALATGLFACKAVNDAGADGLFFGNPALLGIQVVAVLVTIVYSFVLSLILLKIVDALMGLRVAKDDEVAGLDLTEHQEAGYSL; from the coding sequence ATGAACCCGGCGAATACCGCCTTCGTTCTCGTCTCCGCCGCCCTGGTGATGCTCATGACCCCGGGGCTGGCCCTCTTCTATGGCGGCATGGTGCGGGGCAAAAACGTTCTGGCCACCATCATGCAGAATTTTGTCCTGTTGGCCGTCATCGGGGTGCAATGGGCCCTCATCGGCTACAGCCTGGCCTTCGGGCCGGACATCGGGGGCGTCATCGGCTCCTTGGAGTGGATCGGGCTGCAGGGCGTGGGCGCCGAGCCCTTCAAGGCTTATTCCGAGACCATCCCCCACAGCACCTTCATGATCTTTCAGGCCATGTTCGCCATCATCACGCCGGCTCTCATCACCGGCGCCTGGGCCGAGCGCATGAAGTTCAGCGCCTTTCTGGTGTTTATCCTGCTATGGTCCACCCTGGTCTATGACCCGGTGGCCCACTGGGTTTGGGGGGACGGTGGCTTCCTCAAGGGACTGGGCGCCCTGGATTTTGCCGGCGGCACCGTAGTGCACATCAACGCCGGCGCCGCCGCCCTGGCCGCGGCTTTGGTGATGGGGCGGCGGGAGGGCTACGGCCGGGAGGCCTTCATTCCTCACAATCTGCCCATGACCATCCTGGGGGCGGGGCTGTTGTGGTTCGGCTGGTTCGGCTTCAACGCCGGCAGCGCTCTGGCGGCGGACGGCCTGGCGGCTTCGGCCTTTGTGGCCACCCATCTGGCCACCTGTGCCGCAGTCCTCTCGTGGCTGGCCACGGAATGGCTGGTCCGGGGCAAGCCCACCACCCTGGGCGCAGCCTCCGGCGCGGTGGCGGGCCTGGTGGCGGTGACCCCGGCCGCCGGCTTTGTGGGGCCCATGAGCGCCCTCCTCATCGGCCTGGGCGCCGGGGTGCTCTGCTATCTGGCCGTCTTGGCCAAGGTGAAGCTGGGCTATGACGACTCCCTGGACGTGGTGGGAGTGCATGGCGTGGGGGGCCTTTGGGGGGCGTTGGCCACCGGGCTTTTTGCCTGCAAGGCGGTGAACGACGCCGGCGCCGACGGGCTTTTCTTCGGCAACCCGGCGCTTTTGGGGATTCAGGTGGTGGCGGTCCTGGTGACCATCGTCTACTCCTTCGTCCTCAGCCTCATCCTGCTCAAGATCGTGGACGCCCTCATGGGCCTCAGGGTGGCCAAGGATGACGAAGTGGCCGGCCTGGATCTCACCGAACATCAGGAAGCGGGCTATAGCCTGTAA
- a CDS encoding 4Fe-4S dicluster domain-containing protein: MSGPFPALTLTPEGFAALLAELRRQGYALLGPSVVQGDFGHREISGAADLPRGLGMEQEAGTFRLVFRGDAELFGYPVGQHSWKPVFFPSSRLMWEATRTAGGWEIALPSEDLPPVALIGVRPCDLAALGVLDRIFLKGPYVEPYYQARREAAFVVAVNCTRPGGTCFCASMGTGPRAQGGFDLALTEMFTHEGHWFLVEMGTAAGRRLMEKVPHREATRGEAEAAAQALAAAAGRMGRQLTVAGLQEHLYENYEHRHWAEVAARCLTCGNCAMVCPTCFCHHLEDSINLRGDQASRRRVQDVCFTVAHSYIHGGSVRATPRARYRQWLTHKLATWQDQFSCLGCVGCGRCITWCPVGIDLTAEVAALRRPETPPAKRE; this comes from the coding sequence ATGAGCGGCCCTTTCCCTGCCCTGACCCTCACTCCTGAAGGTTTCGCGGCCCTGCTGGCGGAGCTGCGGCGCCAAGGCTATGCCCTCCTGGGGCCGTCTGTGGTTCAGGGCGATTTCGGGCACCGGGAGATCTCCGGCGCGGCGGACCTGCCCCGGGGCCTGGGCATGGAGCAGGAGGCGGGGACCTTCCGCCTGGTCTTTCGGGGGGATGCGGAGCTTTTCGGCTATCCGGTGGGGCAGCATTCCTGGAAGCCGGTCTTCTTCCCGTCGAGCCGGCTTATGTGGGAGGCAACCCGGACTGCCGGCGGCTGGGAGATCGCCCTCCCCTCAGAGGACCTGCCGCCGGTGGCCCTCATCGGCGTGCGCCCCTGCGACCTGGCGGCCCTGGGGGTCCTGGACCGCATCTTCCTGAAGGGGCCTTATGTGGAGCCATACTATCAGGCCCGCCGGGAGGCCGCCTTTGTGGTGGCGGTGAACTGCACCCGACCCGGGGGCACCTGCTTCTGCGCCTCCATGGGGACCGGGCCCCGGGCCCAGGGGGGCTTTGATCTGGCCCTGACGGAAATGTTCACCCATGAGGGCCACTGGTTCTTGGTGGAGATGGGCACTGCCGCGGGCCGCCGCCTCATGGAGAAAGTGCCGCACCGGGAGGCCACCAGGGGGGAAGCGGAGGCCGCCGCCCAGGCGCTGGCGGCCGCGGCCGGCCGTATGGGCCGGCAGCTAACGGTGGCGGGTCTCCAAGAGCACCTGTACGAAAATTACGAGCACCGGCACTGGGCCGAGGTGGCGGCCCGCTGCCTCACCTGCGGCAACTGCGCCATGGTCTGCCCCACCTGTTTCTGTCACCACCTGGAGGACAGCATCAACTTGAGGGGAGATCAGGCCAGCCGCCGGCGGGTGCAGGATGTCTGCTTCACCGTGGCCCATTCTTACATCCACGGCGGCAGTGTCAGGGCCACCCCCCGGGCCCGCTACCGCCAGTGGCTGACCCACAAGCTGGCCACCTGGCAGGACCAGTTCAGCTGCCTCGGGTGCGTGGGCTGCGGCCGCTGCATCACCTGGTGCCCGGTGGGGATTGACCTCACCGCTGAAGTGGCGGCTTTGCGAAGGCCGGAGACGCCGCCGGCAAAGAGGGAGTAA
- a CDS encoding P-II family nitrogen regulator gives MKKIEAIIQPFKLEAVKEALHGISVQGMTVTEVKGFGRQKGLREVYRGMEYQVDFLPKVKIEVIAPDDKVDTIVETIMTAARTGRIGDGKIFVYPVAQVIRIRTGETGDAAI, from the coding sequence ATGAAAAAGATCGAAGCCATCATCCAGCCCTTCAAGCTGGAAGCGGTCAAGGAGGCCCTGCACGGCATCAGTGTCCAGGGGATGACGGTCACCGAAGTCAAGGGCTTCGGTCGGCAAAAAGGGCTCAGGGAGGTTTACCGGGGCATGGAATACCAGGTGGATTTTCTCCCCAAGGTGAAGATTGAGGTCATTGCCCCGGATGACAAGGTGGACACCATCGTGGAGACCATCATGACCGCGGCCCGCACCGGCCGCATCGGCGACGGCAAGATCTTTGTCTATCCGGTGGCCCAGGTCATCCGCATCCGCACCGGCGAAACCGGGGATGCCGCCATCTGA
- a CDS encoding Ni/Fe hydrogenase subunit alpha — protein MKSRRVQVDYLARVEGEARLVLKVRDGRVMVAEFAIFEPPRFFEAFLRGRDFREAPDLTARICGICPVAYQMSAVHALEAALGVEVPRPVRELRRLLYCGEWLASHALHVFFLHAPDFLGLPDALALARQQPDKLRLGQLLKRVGNVVVSRLSGRETHPVNVRVGGFYRAPRREELLPLAEDLKQAMEAAQAALRWVAGFEFPDFAPDYEFVALSHPGEYPMNEGRVASSRGLDIPVTAYEEHFMEEQLPHTHALHSRLKARGAYLVGPLARYNLNFARLSPTAQAAAREAGLTLPETNPFKSILVRAVEMLYAAEEALRLVMAYEEPELPAVAVTPRAAVGMAATEAPRGLLYHRYELDAGGLISAAKIVPPTSQNQKRLEEDLREVAERHLDLPQEELTWRLEQTVRNYDPCISCATHFLRLHMDRG, from the coding sequence ATGAAGAGCCGCCGCGTCCAGGTTGATTACCTTGCCCGGGTGGAGGGGGAGGCCCGGCTGGTTCTGAAGGTCAGAGACGGCCGGGTGATGGTGGCGGAGTTTGCTATCTTTGAGCCGCCCCGGTTTTTCGAGGCTTTTCTTCGGGGTCGGGACTTTAGGGAGGCCCCGGATCTCACCGCCCGCATCTGCGGCATTTGCCCGGTGGCCTACCAGATGAGCGCGGTGCACGCCCTGGAGGCCGCCCTAGGGGTGGAGGTGCCCCGGCCCGTACGGGAGCTCCGGCGTCTGCTCTATTGCGGTGAGTGGCTGGCCTCCCATGCCCTGCATGTCTTTTTCCTCCACGCCCCGGATTTCCTGGGGCTGCCTGACGCCCTGGCCCTGGCCCGGCAGCAGCCGGACAAACTCCGGCTGGGGCAGCTCCTCAAACGGGTGGGGAACGTGGTGGTGAGCCGCCTGAGCGGCCGGGAGACCCACCCGGTGAATGTGCGGGTAGGCGGCTTTTACCGGGCGCCCCGCCGGGAGGAGCTGCTGCCCTTGGCCGAGGACCTCAAGCAGGCCATGGAGGCCGCCCAGGCCGCCCTGCGCTGGGTGGCGGGCTTCGAGTTTCCGGATTTCGCCCCGGACTATGAGTTCGTCGCCCTCTCCCACCCCGGGGAATACCCCATGAACGAGGGCCGGGTGGCCTCCAGTCGGGGCTTGGACATTCCGGTGACGGCCTATGAAGAGCATTTCATGGAGGAGCAGCTCCCCCACACCCACGCTCTGCACTCCCGGCTGAAAGCCCGGGGGGCGTATCTGGTGGGGCCGCTGGCCCGCTACAATCTCAACTTCGCCCGGCTCAGCCCCACGGCCCAGGCGGCGGCCCGGGAGGCGGGCCTCACCCTCCCGGAGACGAACCCCTTCAAGAGCATCCTGGTGCGGGCCGTGGAGATGCTCTATGCCGCGGAGGAGGCCCTGCGGCTGGTGATGGCCTATGAAGAGCCGGAGCTGCCGGCGGTGGCCGTGACCCCGAGGGCGGCAGTGGGCATGGCCGCCACCGAGGCCCCCCGGGGGCTCCTGTACCACCGTTACGAGCTGGATGCCGGGGGGCTTATTTCCGCCGCCAAGATCGTGCCGCCCACCTCCCAGAACCAGAAGCGCCTGGAGGAGGACCTCAGGGAGGTGGCCGAACGGCACCTGGACCTGCCCCAGGAGGAGCTCACCTGGCGGCTGGAGCAGACGGTGCGCAATTATGACCCCTGCATCTCCTGCGCCACCCATTTCCTGCGTCTGCACATGGACCGTGGCTAA
- a CDS encoding FAD/NAD(P)-binding protein — translation MVPALLMVLQRRRETADTVTLTLDPGERGFAFAPGQFNMLSVPGAGEVPISISGDPGEPRRLIHTIRAVGPVTRALCRLKPGETLGVRGPFGTAWPVAEQAGRDLLIIAGGLGLAPLRPAVYGVLARRLEFGAVEIIYGSRSPQDLLYPEELSRWRGRFDLRVHVTVDAAGPEWRGPVGVVTTLISHARFDPPYTSALVCGPGVMMRFTVAELLARGVPEEHIFVSLERNMQCGLGLCGHCQLGPVFVCKDGPVFSYARVKKWLQLREL, via the coding sequence ATGGTCCCGGCTCTCCTGATGGTATTGCAGCGGCGCCGGGAGACGGCGGATACCGTCACCCTCACCCTGGATCCCGGGGAAAGGGGCTTTGCCTTTGCGCCGGGGCAGTTCAACATGCTGAGTGTCCCGGGAGCGGGGGAGGTGCCCATCTCCATCAGCGGCGACCCCGGAGAGCCCCGGCGCCTGATCCACACCATCCGGGCGGTGGGGCCGGTGACCCGGGCCCTGTGTCGCCTGAAGCCCGGGGAGACACTGGGGGTCAGGGGCCCTTTCGGCACTGCCTGGCCGGTGGCGGAGCAGGCAGGGCGGGACCTCCTCATCATCGCCGGCGGCCTGGGGCTGGCACCTCTGAGGCCCGCCGTGTATGGGGTGCTGGCCCGACGCCTGGAGTTCGGCGCGGTGGAGATCATCTACGGCAGCCGCAGTCCCCAGGATCTGCTTTACCCGGAGGAGCTTTCCCGCTGGCGGGGGCGCTTCGACCTTCGGGTGCATGTCACCGTGGATGCCGCCGGCCCGGAGTGGCGGGGCCCGGTGGGGGTGGTCACCACCCTCATCTCCCATGCCCGCTTCGACCCGCCCTACACCAGCGCCCTGGTGTGCGGCCCGGGCGTGATGATGCGCTTCACGGTGGCGGAGCTCCTGGCCCGGGGGGTGCCGGAAGAGCACATTTTTGTCTCTTTGGAGCGCAACATGCAGTGCGGCCTGGGGCTGTGCGGCCATTGCCAGCTGGGGCCGGTCTTTGTCTGCAAGGACGGCCCGGTCTTCTCCTACGCCCGCGTAAAGAAATGGCTCCAGCTCCGGGAGTTATGA
- a CDS encoding rhodanese-like domain-containing protein, which yields MMTEAKSAEVAVMDPEAARRFLLEQPAGSYTLLDVRQPWEYEERHLPGATLVPLGELPGRVQELDPARPVLAYCAAGGRSRAAAQLLSSLGFREVYNLAGGIYAYNGLTATGPEGLHQELVRGDESPAEALTLAYGLERALQAFYEAVAQAAQDAELASFCRQMMQVEAAHQERLRHRYAEITPTADPASLAAAGAEVMEGGFQLSEFLARNAPYLTTLAAALELALTVETQALDLYLRLARKCREEATRQVFFEIAEEEKAHLAALSRLWEQKRR from the coding sequence ATGATGACTGAGGCGAAATCCGCCGAGGTGGCCGTGATGGACCCGGAAGCGGCCCGGCGGTTCCTCCTCGAGCAGCCGGCGGGCAGCTACACCCTCCTGGACGTGCGCCAGCCCTGGGAGTATGAGGAGCGCCATCTGCCCGGGGCCACCCTCGTGCCCCTGGGGGAGCTTCCGGGGCGGGTGCAGGAGCTGGACCCTGCAAGGCCGGTGCTGGCCTACTGCGCCGCCGGGGGCCGCAGCCGGGCGGCGGCCCAGCTGTTAAGCAGCCTGGGCTTCCGGGAGGTCTATAATCTGGCGGGCGGTATCTATGCCTATAACGGCCTTACCGCCACCGGTCCCGAGGGGCTGCACCAGGAGCTCGTCCGGGGCGATGAGAGCCCGGCGGAGGCCCTCACTCTGGCGTACGGCTTGGAGCGGGCTTTGCAAGCATTTTATGAGGCCGTGGCGCAGGCGGCCCAGGATGCGGAATTGGCATCCTTCTGCCGGCAGATGATGCAGGTGGAGGCGGCGCATCAGGAGCGGCTCCGCCACCGTTATGCGGAAATCACCCCCACGGCCGACCCCGCCTCTCTGGCCGCCGCCGGCGCCGAGGTGATGGAAGGCGGTTTCCAGCTGTCCGAGTTTCTCGCCCGCAATGCCCCCTACCTCACCACCCTGGCCGCCGCCCTGGAGCTGGCCCTGACGGTGGAGACCCAGGCCCTGGACCTTTACCTCCGGCTGGCCCGGAAGTGCCGGGAGGAGGCCACCCGTCAGGTCTTCTTTGAGATTGCCGAGGAGGAAAAGGCGCATCTGGCGGCCCTCTCCCGGCTGTGGGAGCAAAAGCGCAGGTAA
- a CDS encoding oxidoreductase yields MPKKKPKLAVWKFTSCDGCQLSLLYLEDELLELAECVEIAYFPEASRRRVPGPYDISLVEGSVSLPEHLEQVQRVRRLSKVLIAFGTCATSGGIQALRNFTAVEDYARLVYERPELIPVLAESTPISQHVPVDLELQGCPPNRAQVVAAVAACLHGAPPPRTPASVCLECKRAGHICVLVSRGLPCLGPVTQAGCGALCPGWHRPCYGCFGPKETPKTSSLARWFTERLGAKEAELVRAFRLFYANAPAFRLESEAHEEPPRPG; encoded by the coding sequence ATGCCCAAGAAAAAACCCAAGCTGGCGGTGTGGAAATTCACCTCCTGTGACGGCTGCCAGCTCTCGCTGCTCTATCTGGAGGACGAGCTCCTGGAGCTGGCGGAATGCGTGGAGATCGCCTATTTCCCCGAGGCCTCCCGCCGCCGAGTTCCTGGACCCTACGACATCTCCCTGGTGGAGGGCTCGGTGAGCCTGCCGGAACACCTGGAGCAGGTGCAAAGGGTGCGGCGCCTCTCCAAGGTGCTCATTGCCTTCGGCACCTGCGCCACCTCCGGGGGCATCCAGGCACTGCGCAATTTCACCGCGGTGGAGGATTACGCCCGGCTGGTCTACGAGCGGCCGGAGCTCATCCCGGTGCTGGCGGAATCCACCCCCATCTCCCAGCATGTGCCGGTGGATCTGGAGCTGCAAGGCTGCCCGCCCAATCGGGCCCAGGTGGTGGCCGCGGTGGCTGCCTGCCTGCACGGGGCCCCTCCGCCCCGGACCCCGGCCAGCGTCTGCCTGGAGTGCAAGCGGGCCGGGCACATCTGCGTGCTGGTCTCCCGGGGCCTACCGTGTCTCGGGCCCGTGACCCAGGCAGGCTGCGGCGCCCTGTGCCCGGGCTGGCACCGCCCCTGCTACGGCTGCTTCGGCCCCAAGGAGACCCCCAAGACCTCGTCCTTGGCCCGGTGGTTCACGGAGCGCCTGGGGGCCAAGGAAGCGGAGCTGGTGCGGGCTTTCCGTTTGTTTTACGCCAATGCGCCGGCCTTCCGGCTGGAGAGCGAGGCCCATGAAGAGCCGCCGCGTCCAGGTTGA
- a CDS encoding SRPBCC family protein gives MGQVSVVMQFPVPVEEVWRRLRDFAGIIRWYPELAELKLIGSGVGARRTLTDKEGRRQVERLESLDEGARTLTYSVLETTLPLEGCIARLTARESGPGRSEVEWSATFGPKGAPESEVAALLTQQFRRNLARLARQLSA, from the coding sequence ATGGGCCAGGTGAGTGTGGTGATGCAGTTTCCGGTGCCGGTGGAGGAGGTCTGGCGCCGCCTGAGGGATTTTGCCGGCATCATCAGGTGGTATCCGGAGCTGGCGGAGCTCAAGCTAATTGGCAGCGGCGTGGGGGCCCGGCGCACCCTCACCGACAAGGAGGGTCGCCGCCAGGTGGAGCGCCTGGAGAGCCTGGATGAGGGGGCCCGCACTCTGACTTATAGCGTGTTGGAGACCACACTGCCTCTGGAGGGTTGCATCGCCCGCCTCACTGCCCGGGAATCCGGCCCCGGCCGCAGCGAGGTGGAGTGGAGCGCCACTTTCGGCCCCAAGGGCGCGCCGGAAAGTGAGGTGGCGGCCCTGCTGACGCAGCAGTTTCGGCGCAACCTGGCCCGCCTGGCGCGCCAGCTTTCTGCCTGA
- a CDS encoding cyclic nucleotide-binding domain-containing protein has translation MARLEPLVSAHPFCRELAPGQVSRLAACAVERQFAADEFLVREGEEIQEFFLIRSGRVALEIFTARRGPLLIQTREAGDFLGWLGLEPHALWVVDARALELTRAIVLPLECLNRLLDEDPLLGYQLLKRFTQGMARHFASMKRQVVNLLHGL, from the coding sequence ATGGCAAGGCTGGAGCCCCTGGTGAGTGCCCACCCCTTCTGCCGCGAGCTGGCGCCGGGACAAGTATCCCGGCTGGCCGCCTGCGCGGTGGAACGGCAATTCGCCGCGGACGAGTTCCTGGTGCGGGAGGGCGAGGAAATCCAGGAATTTTTCCTGATCCGGAGCGGCCGGGTGGCCCTGGAGATCTTCACCGCCCGGCGGGGCCCCCTCCTCATCCAGACCCGGGAGGCCGGGGATTTCCTGGGCTGGCTGGGGCTGGAGCCCCATGCCCTGTGGGTGGTGGACGCCCGGGCTCTGGAGCTGACCCGGGCCATTGTCCTGCCCCTGGAGTGCCTCAACCGGCTTCTGGACGAGGACCCCCTGCTGGGGTATCAGCTTCTCAAGCGCTTCACCCAGGGCATGGCCCGGCACTTTGCCTCCATGAAGCGCCAGGTGGTGAATCTCCTCCATGGCCTCTGA